The following are encoded in a window of Acipenser ruthenus chromosome 26, fAciRut3.2 maternal haplotype, whole genome shotgun sequence genomic DNA:
- the LOC117429570 gene encoding hypermethylated in cancer 1 protein-like isoform X2, with translation MERMFLGGGLTTMLDAMEVPSHARHLLLQLNNQRTKGFLCDVIIVVQNALFRAHKNVLAASSIYLKSLVVHDNLINLDHEMVSPGIFRIILDYIYTGRLNEGDQATEQNLGAVLAAASYLQLLDLVALCKKKQKRNGKYGHFRSATFSLYGKMTRGGGGVRTSTPVIQSCFSGAGDPPRNPLKMPPIEAVLPHPLTTHTGELYAPSSQGNHVYQHQHQHQQGIRLSERDCSPIYGLDLTKKSPSSQSQPSSHHHHHHHHQDGGHENRVDPQQLGSGRESPLPTLLDTNGGHYTRKEQSQHFHNGMETDDHPLSQLTHPHPSSSLTPQPHSHNQEPLGGTLSPRSDLHGQPEPGQEVPERGGGVYRWMKHEQLSGYPEDEEDCEREKDPQNTIGGSEDRKSEGSLPSQHAPAGGRYPASLGCDAEDDKSGTSEETGSSDGPSPPGNADRFHLAYEPESFGDNLYVCIPCGKGFPSSEQLNAHVEAHTEEELYSKDSGGELGGVGANNSLGGGYLDKPSPGLPGEMIRPYRCASCEKSYKDPATLRQHEKTHWLTRPYPCSICGKKFTQRGTMTRHMRSHLGLKPFACDSCGMRFTRQYRLTEHMRIHSGEKPYECQVCGGKFAQQRNLISHMKMHSAGGGGVGLDGKTKVEFMEGIYPLSKYADPLGLKQERASEILVHASQHLLADSKAMESLYPLSKFAASHLGLGHEKASEVLSQASHLSGGELRAIDRFSPS, from the coding sequence GACGACAATGCTGGATGCTATGGAGGTCCCGAGTCACGCTAGACACCTGCTCCTGCAACTCAACAACCAGCGGACTAAAGGCTTCCTGTGCGATGTCATCATCGTGGTGCAGAACGCCCTCTTCCGGGCTCACAAGAACGTCCTGGCCGCCAGCAGCATCTACCTGAAGTCCCTGGTGGTCCACGACAACCTCATCAACCTGGACCACGAGATGGTGAGCCCCGGGATATTCCGCATCATCCTGGATTACATCTACACCGGCCGGCTGAACGAGGGGGACCAGGCCACCGAGCAGAACCTGGGGGCGGTGCTGGCTGCGGCCAGCTACCTGCAGCTCCTGGACCTGGTGGCTCTGTGCAAGAAGAAGCAGAAGCGCAACGGGAAGTACGGCCACTTCCGCTCCGCCACCTTCTCCCTGTACGGGAAAATGACGCGGGGGGGCGGCGGGGTTCGGACCTCGACCCCCGTCATCCAGTCCTGCTTCTCTGGGGCAGGGGACCCTCCAAGGAACCCCCTTAAAATGCCTCCCATCGAAGCCGTGCTCCCTCACCCCTTGACCACTCACACAGGGGAGCTTTACGCCCCCTCCTCTCAGGGCAATCATGTctaccagcaccagcaccagcaccagcaagGGATCCGGCTCTCCGAGAGGGACTGCTCGCCGATATACGGCTTGGACTTGACCAAAAAGAGCCCAAGCTCTCAATCCCAGCCCTCTtcccatcaccaccaccatcaccaccaccaagACGGTGGCCACGAGAACAGGGTCGACCCCCAGCAGTTAGGCTCCGGCCGCGAGAGCCCTCTCCCCACTCTGCTCGACACCAACGGCGGCCACTATACCAGGAAAGAGCAGAGCCAGCACTTCCACAACGGCATGGAGACAGACGACCATCCTTTGTCTCAGctaacccacccccacccctcctcctccctgaccCCCCAACCGCACTCCCACAATCAGGAACCATTAGGGGGCACCCTCAGTCCCAGATCTGACCTCCACGGGCAGCCTGAGCCAGGGCAGGAAGTTCCCGAGAGAGGGGGTGGGGTTTACCGCTGGATGAAGCACGAGCAGCTTTCGGGGTACCCCGAGGACGAGGAGGACTGCGAGCGAGAGAAGGACCCCCAAAACACAATAGGAGGATCTGAGGACAGGAAATCCGAGGGCTCGCTCCCTTCCCAGCACGCCCCGGCAGGGGGCCGCTACCCAGCCTCCCTGGGGTGCGACGCGGAGGACGACAAGAGCGGGACGAGTGAGGAGACGGGCAGCAGCGACGGACCCTCCCCCCCGGGGAACGCAGACCGCTTCCACCTGGCCTACGAGCCGGAATCCTTCGGGGACAACCTGTACGTGTGCATCCCCTGCGGCAAGGGCTTCCCCAGCTCGGAGCAGCTCAACGCCCACGTGGAGGCCCACACCGAGGAGGAGCTGTACAGCAAGGACTCGGGCGGGGAGCTCGGGGGTGTCGGTGCCAACAACAGCCTGGGTGGCGGCTACCTGGACAAACCCAGCCCAGGCCTGCCGGGGGAGATGATCCGCCCGTACCGCTGCGCCAGCTGTGAGAAGTCCTACAAGGACCCGGCCACGCTGCGGCAGCACGAGAAGACGCACTGGCTCACCCGGCCCTACCCGTGCAGCATCTGCGGCAAGAAGTTCACGCAACGGGGCACCATGACGCGCCACATGCGCAGCCACCTGGGCCTCAAGCCCTTCGCATGCGACTCCTGCGGCATGCGCTTCACGCGGCAGTACCGGCTCACGGAGCACATGCGCATCCACTCTGGAGAGAAGCCATACGAGTGCCAGGTCTGTGGGGGCAAGTTCGCCCAGCAGAGGAACCTCATCAGCCACATGAAGATGCACAGCGCTGGGGGAGGAGGCGTGGGGCTCGATGGCAAGACCAAGGTGGAGTTCATGGAAGGCATCTACCCGCTCAGCAAGTACGCCGACCCCCTGgggctgaagcaggagagggccTCGGAAATCCTGGTCCACGCCTCCCAGCACCTGCTCGCCGACTCTAAAGCCATGGAGAGTCTCTACCCGCTCAGCAAGTTCGCAGCCTCCCACCTGGGCCTCGGCCACGAAAAGGCATCGGAGGTCCTGAGCCAGGCCTCCCACCTCTCCGGAGGGGAGCTGCGGGCGATCGACAGGTTCTCaccgagttaa
- the LOC117429570 gene encoding hypermethylated in cancer 1 protein-like isoform X1 translates to MRLQNTSEMIIQPDLKRMAEETGHPGGGLTTMLDAMEVPSHARHLLLQLNNQRTKGFLCDVIIVVQNALFRAHKNVLAASSIYLKSLVVHDNLINLDHEMVSPGIFRIILDYIYTGRLNEGDQATEQNLGAVLAAASYLQLLDLVALCKKKQKRNGKYGHFRSATFSLYGKMTRGGGGVRTSTPVIQSCFSGAGDPPRNPLKMPPIEAVLPHPLTTHTGELYAPSSQGNHVYQHQHQHQQGIRLSERDCSPIYGLDLTKKSPSSQSQPSSHHHHHHHHQDGGHENRVDPQQLGSGRESPLPTLLDTNGGHYTRKEQSQHFHNGMETDDHPLSQLTHPHPSSSLTPQPHSHNQEPLGGTLSPRSDLHGQPEPGQEVPERGGGVYRWMKHEQLSGYPEDEEDCEREKDPQNTIGGSEDRKSEGSLPSQHAPAGGRYPASLGCDAEDDKSGTSEETGSSDGPSPPGNADRFHLAYEPESFGDNLYVCIPCGKGFPSSEQLNAHVEAHTEEELYSKDSGGELGGVGANNSLGGGYLDKPSPGLPGEMIRPYRCASCEKSYKDPATLRQHEKTHWLTRPYPCSICGKKFTQRGTMTRHMRSHLGLKPFACDSCGMRFTRQYRLTEHMRIHSGEKPYECQVCGGKFAQQRNLISHMKMHSAGGGGVGLDGKTKVEFMEGIYPLSKYADPLGLKQERASEILVHASQHLLADSKAMESLYPLSKFAASHLGLGHEKASEVLSQASHLSGGELRAIDRFSPS, encoded by the coding sequence GACGACAATGCTGGATGCTATGGAGGTCCCGAGTCACGCTAGACACCTGCTCCTGCAACTCAACAACCAGCGGACTAAAGGCTTCCTGTGCGATGTCATCATCGTGGTGCAGAACGCCCTCTTCCGGGCTCACAAGAACGTCCTGGCCGCCAGCAGCATCTACCTGAAGTCCCTGGTGGTCCACGACAACCTCATCAACCTGGACCACGAGATGGTGAGCCCCGGGATATTCCGCATCATCCTGGATTACATCTACACCGGCCGGCTGAACGAGGGGGACCAGGCCACCGAGCAGAACCTGGGGGCGGTGCTGGCTGCGGCCAGCTACCTGCAGCTCCTGGACCTGGTGGCTCTGTGCAAGAAGAAGCAGAAGCGCAACGGGAAGTACGGCCACTTCCGCTCCGCCACCTTCTCCCTGTACGGGAAAATGACGCGGGGGGGCGGCGGGGTTCGGACCTCGACCCCCGTCATCCAGTCCTGCTTCTCTGGGGCAGGGGACCCTCCAAGGAACCCCCTTAAAATGCCTCCCATCGAAGCCGTGCTCCCTCACCCCTTGACCACTCACACAGGGGAGCTTTACGCCCCCTCCTCTCAGGGCAATCATGTctaccagcaccagcaccagcaccagcaagGGATCCGGCTCTCCGAGAGGGACTGCTCGCCGATATACGGCTTGGACTTGACCAAAAAGAGCCCAAGCTCTCAATCCCAGCCCTCTtcccatcaccaccaccatcaccaccaccaagACGGTGGCCACGAGAACAGGGTCGACCCCCAGCAGTTAGGCTCCGGCCGCGAGAGCCCTCTCCCCACTCTGCTCGACACCAACGGCGGCCACTATACCAGGAAAGAGCAGAGCCAGCACTTCCACAACGGCATGGAGACAGACGACCATCCTTTGTCTCAGctaacccacccccacccctcctcctccctgaccCCCCAACCGCACTCCCACAATCAGGAACCATTAGGGGGCACCCTCAGTCCCAGATCTGACCTCCACGGGCAGCCTGAGCCAGGGCAGGAAGTTCCCGAGAGAGGGGGTGGGGTTTACCGCTGGATGAAGCACGAGCAGCTTTCGGGGTACCCCGAGGACGAGGAGGACTGCGAGCGAGAGAAGGACCCCCAAAACACAATAGGAGGATCTGAGGACAGGAAATCCGAGGGCTCGCTCCCTTCCCAGCACGCCCCGGCAGGGGGCCGCTACCCAGCCTCCCTGGGGTGCGACGCGGAGGACGACAAGAGCGGGACGAGTGAGGAGACGGGCAGCAGCGACGGACCCTCCCCCCCGGGGAACGCAGACCGCTTCCACCTGGCCTACGAGCCGGAATCCTTCGGGGACAACCTGTACGTGTGCATCCCCTGCGGCAAGGGCTTCCCCAGCTCGGAGCAGCTCAACGCCCACGTGGAGGCCCACACCGAGGAGGAGCTGTACAGCAAGGACTCGGGCGGGGAGCTCGGGGGTGTCGGTGCCAACAACAGCCTGGGTGGCGGCTACCTGGACAAACCCAGCCCAGGCCTGCCGGGGGAGATGATCCGCCCGTACCGCTGCGCCAGCTGTGAGAAGTCCTACAAGGACCCGGCCACGCTGCGGCAGCACGAGAAGACGCACTGGCTCACCCGGCCCTACCCGTGCAGCATCTGCGGCAAGAAGTTCACGCAACGGGGCACCATGACGCGCCACATGCGCAGCCACCTGGGCCTCAAGCCCTTCGCATGCGACTCCTGCGGCATGCGCTTCACGCGGCAGTACCGGCTCACGGAGCACATGCGCATCCACTCTGGAGAGAAGCCATACGAGTGCCAGGTCTGTGGGGGCAAGTTCGCCCAGCAGAGGAACCTCATCAGCCACATGAAGATGCACAGCGCTGGGGGAGGAGGCGTGGGGCTCGATGGCAAGACCAAGGTGGAGTTCATGGAAGGCATCTACCCGCTCAGCAAGTACGCCGACCCCCTGgggctgaagcaggagagggccTCGGAAATCCTGGTCCACGCCTCCCAGCACCTGCTCGCCGACTCTAAAGCCATGGAGAGTCTCTACCCGCTCAGCAAGTTCGCAGCCTCCCACCTGGGCCTCGGCCACGAAAAGGCATCGGAGGTCCTGAGCCAGGCCTCCCACCTCTCCGGAGGGGAGCTGCGGGCGATCGACAGGTTCTCaccgagttaa